GTCGGTAGTGACGGCTAATCACCTGATAGGCATAGTCTCCGATCGCCGCTGCCATGGTTGCCTGTTCAGTGGCAGGTGGTGATTGGTTACTTTGGACTTCTTCAGTTGCAACATGGGTAGAGTCAGCCAAGGGACTTGCATCTACATTATTAGTATCTCTGTCAGTATCTCTGGGTTCTGTGGATTGAGTGTGGTCAATGCTCATAGATATTGGGTTCCAGAATGCACACCTTAATCTAACGTTAACCAAAAAAATCCTAACTGTAGCTTGCTTCAAAGATTCATTACAAAAGCTTCCATGGCAGTACGCTGGTGGGTTCAGACATGGCTGATGTGAGGCCCAGAATGAGGACTGAAGTCCTTGCTACGCATGAAGATGGGGGCTAAAGTCCCCACTACGAACGAAGTCTTGGCTACGCATGAAGATGGGGACTAAAGTCCCCACTACGAACGAAGTCTTGGCTACGCATGAAGATGGGGACTAAAGTCCCCACTACGAACGACTACAGATGGTCTAGCTAGACCGTGTACTGAAGGTAAGGGCGGCAAGCAGCTCAAGCACGAGAATCATGCTTCTGTTCAGCAATGCTGCACTATTGCAGGGTTAGCGTTACTCATCATCTAGATCATCATCCAAATCCAAATCAATATCGTCTAAATCGTCGTCATCGTCAGGCCCAATGACTTTTGTTGCTGAGACATCGGCCCCGCCAGCCAACTGTTGCCGTATTTGCTGTTCAATGGTTTTTGCAATCTCAGGATTATCTTCTAGATACTTGATGGCGTTGTCTCGGCCTTGGCTGATATTTTCACCCTTGTAGCTGTACCAAGCACCCCGACGCACAAGGATGCCGATTTCTTCTGCTAGGTCAACAAGGCATCCCATGCTGGAAATACCTTTGCCAAAAATAATGTCAAACTCAGCAATCCGGAATGGAGGTGCTACTTTATTCTTGGCAACTTTGACCTTGGCACGAATGCCATATTCTTCCGTACCCTTCTTCAGGGTTTGAGTCCGTCGGATATCAAGCCGAACGGAGGCATAGAACTTCAATGCCTGTCCGCCAGTAGTGGTTTCAGGGTTGCCGTAGCTCACACCGATCTTTTGCCGTAGTTGATTCAAGAAGACTACTGTGCACCCTGATTTGCCCACACTGCCAGTAATTTTGCGCAGAGCTTGGCTCATGAGGCGGGCCTGTAAGCCAACGTGGGAGTCGCCCATTTCACCTTCAATTTCTGCCCGTGGCACTAGGGCGGCAACTGAGTCTACAACCACGATATCGATCGCCGACGATCGCACCAATTGATCCACAATTTCCAGGGCTGCTTCTCCTGTATCTGGTTGTGATACAAGCAGGTTGTCAATATCCACCCCCAAGTCTCTAGAGTAGAGAGGATCAAGGGCATGTTCAGCATCGACAAACGCCGCCACGCCGCCAGCCTTCTGTACTTCGGCAATAGCGTGTAGAGCCAGCGTTGTTTTACCAGAGCTTTCTGGACCATAAATTTCAATCACTCTTCCCTTTGGCAACCCGCCACCCAATGCTAGGTCTAGGGTGAGAGCACCACTGGAAATTGTTTCTACCTTCATCCGAGAGGCATCGCCCAACCGCATGATCGTGCCTTTACCAAAGGTGCGATCGATCTGAGTCAGCACCATACTCAGTGCCTTCTTGCGCTCTGGGTTGAGATTAGCGAACTGGTCAGACGAGGATTTGGTAGCCATTGGGAGCCATGCAAAAATTTGGAGTAACTGTGTGGTCACTAGGCATCCTAGTGCAGGTAAAGATGACCAAGGTATGCTGCCTGTTAAGATACGCCTTAGTGAGGATACGCATTAGTGTAGTGGAAATTCTCTGAGCAAGATCTGAGAATTACAATATTTGCCAAGGTTACTGCTTGCCAAGATCACCGTTTGCCAAGACCACCAATGGCGAGAACAAATCTAGTAAGTATAAGTGTACCAAGTTTTTCAAATGCCAAGTTGAAGATTTGTAAACTCCTGGCATTAATGTCGGCATACCAAGTATCCAAATTGGCCTATCAGTTCCCTAAAGGATCCCCTAAAGGAGATATTTTCAGAGTAAATTTACATCTAAGGTGCATAAGACAAATTTAATCAAGGCAGCTAGCTTGGGTTTACTGCTTAGTTTTTTATAAAAATTCGATTAACTCATGGGTAACTACTGCAACTGCTGGTTGACTGACAAGCCTTTGACTCAGTACGGCTAACCAGCCACTAGACGAGGACTGTCGCCTCTATCGGCAATGCTACTTAGCAAACAATCTGCACAGGTGGGCTTTGTCTATAGGGATCAAACGTTCAGCTATTAACGGCTAGATTCTTGGTGATTAGCCGCAACTGCATATAGTCCTAGGAGTTAAGTGGTTAGCTATTAAGTGTTACGCTCTCTCAGCTTATGGCAAGCAACCCTTCTAGCCATCGCGGCAATATTTTAGTGGTTGACGACATCCCAGAAAATCTCCTGTTATTGTTTGCAATGCTAAGTCAGCAGGAGTATAGGGTTCATAGAGCTGTCAATGGTCAAATGGCGATCGCGGCTGCTCAAAATCTACAGCCTGAGTTAATTCTGTTGGATGTAGATATGCCAGATATGGATGGTTATCAGGTTTGTCAGGAATTGAAGAGAAACCCTCAAACGTCACATATTCCTGTAATCTTCATTAGTGCCATGAGTCAAACTAGTGACAAGG
The sequence above is drawn from the Cyanobacteriota bacterium genome and encodes:
- the recA gene encoding recombinase RecA, which encodes MATKSSSDQFANLNPERKKALSMVLTQIDRTFGKGTIMRLGDASRMKVETISSGALTLDLALGGGLPKGRVIEIYGPESSGKTTLALHAIAEVQKAGGVAAFVDAEHALDPLYSRDLGVDIDNLLVSQPDTGEAALEIVDQLVRSSAIDIVVVDSVAALVPRAEIEGEMGDSHVGLQARLMSQALRKITGSVGKSGCTVVFLNQLRQKIGVSYGNPETTTGGQALKFYASVRLDIRRTQTLKKGTEEYGIRAKVKVAKNKVAPPFRIAEFDIIFGKGISSMGCLVDLAEEIGILVRRGAWYSYKGENISQGRDNAIKYLEDNPEIAKTIEQQIRQQLAGGADVSATKVIGPDDDDDLDDIDLDLDDDLDDE